The following proteins come from a genomic window of Actinomycetota bacterium:
- a CDS encoding helix-turn-helix transcriptional regulator: protein MSPAGTRGTEWSLNEAIAEGVRELRASRGWTQDRLADRLRAAGFLGWTRAMVGALETRRRQVSAGDLVALSVAFGVHPQDLLPARSGPVVLDDGTAVPLEAVRLALGGKPRAAERTIGPIPPVETGAGTLRAGLPAVKVPRALVERAAKGELELHIARSLGLDPREVAATAFALYGRSATGERERRAPDPRRPGVKRQASRRIIGEIRSAVGARARRRAD, encoded by the coding sequence GTGAGCCCAGCCGGCACCCGGGGGACCGAGTGGAGCCTGAACGAGGCCATCGCGGAAGGAGTCCGGGAGCTCCGGGCGAGCCGGGGATGGACCCAGGACCGCCTCGCCGACCGCCTGCGGGCCGCGGGGTTCCTGGGGTGGACCCGGGCCATGGTGGGGGCCCTGGAGACCCGGCGGCGCCAGGTCTCCGCCGGCGACCTGGTGGCGCTGTCCGTGGCCTTCGGCGTCCACCCGCAGGATCTCCTCCCCGCCCGCTCCGGGCCGGTGGTCCTGGACGACGGGACCGCCGTGCCGCTGGAGGCGGTCAGGCTGGCCCTCGGGGGGAAGCCCCGGGCCGCGGAGCGGACCATCGGACCCATCCCCCCGGTCGAGACGGGGGCAGGGACCCTGCGGGCGGGGCTTCCCGCAGTGAAGGTGCCGAGGGCCCTCGTCGAGCGCGCCGCCAAGGGGGAGCTGGAGCTGCACATCGCCCGGTCCCTCGGGCTCGACCCTCGCGAGGTGGCCGCCACCGCCTTCGCGTTGTACGGGCGCTCGGCGACGGGGGAGCGCGAGCGCCGGGCTCCCGATCCCCGACGTCCGGGGGTGAAGCGCCAGGCCAGCCGGCGGATCATCGGGGAGATCAG